The Streptomyces sp. NBC_00569 genomic sequence AGCGAGGGCGAGTTGTACTGCCCTTGCCACGAAGGTGTCTTCGACGCCCGCACCGGCGAGGTCACCGCGGGCCCGCCACCGCGCGGCCTGCCCAAGGTGCTGCTCGTGGAAAAAGCCGACGGCAGTGTCTGGGCGGTCGCCACGGCCCGCTCCGGGGAGAGCCCCCAGGAAGCGGTCTGCCGCGAGTTCGCCGGCTCGCAGCCCGCGGCGAGGGCCCAGCTGGGCTGCCCCGTCGCGACCGGCGCCAACGGCGGGAGGAACCAGCGGACATGAGCACCGAACAGCCCGAAGGCCACGCCCCGATGCCCGACTACACCCCCGGCAGCGCCCAGCCACGCCTCAACCGCCCGGTCCGGGAGCGCTACCCGCAGATCCGCCCGACCAGCGGCTACGGCGACCCCCGGATCCAGCACACGGGTCCGGGCCCCGGCGCAGGCACCGACCAGGAGCCGGAGCGCTCCTCGAAACTCACCGCCCGCCTCGTCCTGGCGATGACCGTGGTCATCGGCCAGCTCTGGGGCCTCAGCGTGATCGTCAACGAGTGGATGATGGGCGAGACCGGCACGGCCTGGTGGGGCGCGGCCTTCCTGTGCCTGTCGTTCCTGGTGGTCCTGGGGCTGTGGCTGCTCGACCCGAAGGACCGCTGAACTCCTGCAAAAACGACGTCAGTTGGGGGCTGCGGGTCCGGCCCGAACCCCAGTGGACCGGCGTCGCTCACGACTCCAGGTAGCGCAGTACGGCCAGCACGCGCCGGTTCGCGTCCTCCGATGCGGGCAGGCCCAGCTTGCCGAAGATGGCCGCGACGTGTTTCTCGACCGTGCCCGCCGACACCACCAGCGTCTGCGCGATCGCGGCGTTCGTCCTGCCCTCGGCCATCAACGCCAGCACCTCGCGCTCGCGTGACGTCAGCGACTCCAGGTCATCTCCACGACGACTCGCACCGGCCAACTGAGTGACGACCTCGGGGTCGAGGGCGGTGCCACCGGCGGCGACGCGGGACAGCGCGTCGGTGAACTCGGCGACGTTCGCGACCCGGTCCTTGAGCAGGTAGCCGACCCCGGCGGAGCCCGCGGCGAGCAGCCTGGTCGCGTACTTCGTCTCGATGTACTGGGAGAACAGCAGCACACCCGTGCCCGGGTGCTCGCGCCGGATGCCGATCGCGGCTCGCAGACCCTCGTCGGTGTGGGTCGGCGGCATCCGGATGTCGACGACGGTGACGTCGGGCCGGTGCTCGGCGACGGCGGCGCGGAGCGCGTCACCGTCGGGCACGGCCGCGCACACCTCATGGCCCCGCTCGGCCAGCATCTGGGCAAGCAACTCCCGCAACACGGCGGCATCTTCGGCGATCACGATGCGCATGGGGGCATGTTCTCACGGCTCCGATCGGGGGACGGACGGCGCCGACGTGCTGCGCACGACCCCGCCACGGTGTCACTCACAGCGTCATCCATGGCGTCACCCACAGCGTCATCCATGGATTCCGTCACGGTGTCACTCATGCGTGGAGCGGCAGTTCCACCGTCACCGCGGTCGGACCGCCGTTCGGGCTCGACACGTCAAGGCGCCCGTCCACCGTCCGCACCCGCTGCCGAAGGCCCGTCAACCCGCTCCCGGCGCCGAACGTCGCCCCGCCGCGGCCGTCGTCCGTGACCCGCAGCCGCAGCAACCCGTCCTCCTGCGCCACCCGCAGCACCGCCCGGCGCGCCCCACTGTGCTTGATGACGTTGGTGAGCAGCTCCGCCGCGCAGAAGTACGCGATCGTCTCGATCGCCGGCGTCGGGCGCTGCGGCACGTCCACCGAGAGCTCCACCGGCACAGTGCTCCGCGCGGCCAGGGTCGACAGTGCGTCGGGCAGACCGTCGTCCAGGGCCGGGGGATGGATCCCGCGCGCCAGGTCACGCAGCTCGGCGAGGGCCTCGGTGGCGTTGCGGTGCGCGGTGTCCACCAGTTGCCGTACCCGAGCCGGGTCCGCGACCGGTTCCCCCTCCCTGCCCAGCCGCTCCTTCGCCATGTCGAGACTCATCGCCAACGCGACCAGGCGGACCTGCGCCCCGTCGTGCAGATCGCGCTCCAGGCGCCGCAGCAGGGCCGCGGAGTCGTCGACGGCGAGAGCGCGGCTCTCCTCCAGACTCCGCACACGTTCGGCGAGTTGGCCCGGACCGAGCAGCGCCCGGATGAGCCAGCGGTCCACGGAGACGACGCCACGCGTGAACCAGGGCGCCGCCAGCAGCGTCACCGCGCCGATCGCCGCCGCCACGAAGGTCCCGGCGAAACCGGTGCTGTGCGGGGCGCCACCACCGAAGGGGATCGGCGTGATCGTCGGCATTCCCGCCTCGCCGGCAGCCGGGCGCTGGTGGAAGACCGCCCAGCGCAGTGGTGCGGAGAGATTGAGCAGGGCGGTCAGCCACCAGCCGACGGCGTACAGGCCGAAGGCGGCGACGGGCAGCTTCACGAGGACGTACGCCACCGAGCGCCACCCCGCCGCATCGCGCAGCCGAGCGTCCAGCCGCGCGAACGCCTTACCCTTCGGTCGCA encodes the following:
- a CDS encoding response regulator, with product MRIVIAEDAAVLRELLAQMLAERGHEVCAAVPDGDALRAAVAEHRPDVTVVDIRMPPTHTDEGLRAAIGIRREHPGTGVLLFSQYIETKYATRLLAAGSAGVGYLLKDRVANVAEFTDALSRVAAGGTALDPEVVTQLAGASRRGDDLESLTSREREVLALMAEGRTNAAIAQTLVVSAGTVEKHVAAIFGKLGLPASEDANRRVLAVLRYLES
- a CDS encoding sensor histidine kinase; this translates as MHESAGERPPEGARGEPSRRVFLGTVLRAPFTARAWAEAAYCLIGFPLAVVGTVLVLVLLALGTGLTASLVGAVLGLALVVAAVGLARGCAAVHRRLAQGLLGERVEAPPRLRPKGKAFARLDARLRDAAGWRSVAYVLVKLPVAAFGLYAVGWWLTALLNLSAPLRWAVFHQRPAAGEAGMPTITPIPFGGGAPHSTGFAGTFVAAAIGAVTLLAAPWFTRGVVSVDRWLIRALLGPGQLAERVRSLEESRALAVDDSAALLRRLERDLHDGAQVRLVALAMSLDMAKERLGREGEPVADPARVRQLVDTAHRNATEALAELRDLARGIHPPALDDGLPDALSTLAARSTVPVELSVDVPQRPTPAIETIAYFCAAELLTNVIKHSGARRAVLRVAQEDGLLRLRVTDDGRGGATFGAGSGLTGLRQRVRTVDGRLDVSSPNGGPTAVTVELPLHA